In the Leguminivora glycinivorella isolate SPB_JAAS2020 chromosome 9, LegGlyc_1.1, whole genome shotgun sequence genome, ACCAAACCAGGCGTATTGTCATAATTATCATTATAGGTTAGGTACATTTTACTATTTGTAGGTACTGTAGGTACATCATCGGAAATCACACGACCTTATTACTACCCGAAAAAATCAAACAGCCTTTTATGTAAAATACTTTAATAAAACAACGTAAAACCAGAAATCACATCAGCTTCAATATTCAAGAAGCACGATAAAACAGTATAAAATCACGGTGCATCCAGATCCTTACAATtaacaattaataatttatcacaGCCTCAAGATCTTTTCAAAACAGTCTATCGCcagtgcggcggcggcggtccGTGATGATGAGGCAGGTGAGGTCCAGGGTGGAATGGCGGTGGCGGCGGGTGGTGGTGATGCGGGGGTGGCAGGTGATGTGGCGGCGGTGGCGGGTGATGGTGAAACGGCGGTGGTGGATGGTGGTGAAacggcggcggcggtggcggTCGGCGGTGGTAACAGTGCGGCGCGCAGTAAGTACCGCAATGCGGACCACAGTTTCCGTGAGGGGGTGGCATCGCTGTGAACAAAATATAAGGACAGATTATTACCATTGCAAAACTCAAGCTAGAATAAGGTTCAAATGAATACACATCGGTACAATGCCTTTAgggcttatattagattttagCCGGCTATAAGTTTAGTACTTAGTTTTAGGTTTTATATTGTCAACTTGTTCACGTATTGGATTTATGTTTACCATACATCggtatcttatcttatatccTATTCCTTCAGCGACATAGCTTTTACAACGAATAAagttttattactttaaatagCTTCGGTACCAAATAGtactaaaattttaaataaaacacgtACGTGAAATATTCAACCCCATCGTTAAATGCGACTCAGTGTAGCTGGGTGTTGGTCTTTTGATGACTCGTTTCAGTTCCTATTTACATGACAGTAGTTTATATTAGATAAGTTCATTTAATGCAAAAGAAAAATACTGACacattaaataataacatttcaGAAAAAACAAAG is a window encoding:
- the LOC125229658 gene encoding carboxypeptidase Y-like isoform X1 translates to MGLNISPMPPPHGNCGPHCGTYCAPHCYHRRPPPPPPFHHHPPPPFHHHPPPPPHHLPPPHHHHPPPPPFHPGPHLPHHHGPPPPHWR
- the LOC125229658 gene encoding protein TRACHEARY ELEMENT DIFFERENTIATION-RELATED 7-like isoform X2, whose translation is MPPPHGNCGPHCGTYCAPHCYHRRPPPPPPFHHHPPPPFHHHPPPPPHHLPPPHHHHPPPPPFHPGPHLPHHHGPPPPHWR